A window of Thermococcus aggregans contains these coding sequences:
- a CDS encoding SAM hydrolase/SAM-dependent halogenase family protein has product MITLTTDFGIKGPYVGEMKGAILSINPEAKIVDVSHSITRHSIIEGSFVMEQVVKYFPPNAIHIGVVDPGVGTERRAIIIEGTQFLVLPDNGLATLPLKWIKPKAAYEIDLKKMETIIGRKISSTFHGRDVFGPAGALLSLGYEPSRLGKEIYLEEIIKLDLEPKKLEDSWLLKVIYIDDFGNVILNLENYERPKYVEILGRKIPYVDTYGQVKPGELLSLPGSHDYLEIAVNQGSAADILGLKVGDEVKIKLLYKEG; this is encoded by the coding sequence GTGATAACTTTGACTACAGATTTCGGCATCAAGGGGCCTTATGTTGGAGAGATGAAAGGTGCTATTTTGTCAATAAATCCAGAAGCAAAGATTGTGGATGTGAGTCATTCAATAACGAGGCACAGCATTATCGAAGGCTCCTTTGTTATGGAGCAGGTCGTAAAATATTTTCCTCCAAATGCCATTCATATAGGTGTTGTTGACCCCGGAGTGGGGACTGAAAGGAGAGCTATCATAATTGAAGGTACTCAGTTCTTAGTGTTGCCCGATAACGGTTTGGCGACGCTTCCCCTTAAGTGGATAAAGCCGAAAGCCGCATATGAGATAGACCTCAAAAAAATGGAAACAATCATTGGGAGGAAGATCAGCTCGACGTTCCATGGAAGGGACGTCTTCGGCCCTGCTGGGGCATTGCTTAGCCTCGGGTATGAACCATCAAGGCTTGGAAAAGAAATTTACTTAGAAGAGATTATCAAGCTTGATTTGGAACCAAAGAAACTGGAAGATTCTTGGTTGCTGAAAGTTATCTATATCGACGACTTCGGGAATGTTATTTTAAACCTTGAAAACTACGAACGACCAAAATACGTTGAGATTTTGGGAAGAAAGATTCCATATGTGGATACTTATGGTCAGGTAAAACCGGGGGAGCTTTTATCTCTTCCCGGAAGCCACGATTATCTTGAAATAGCAGTTAATCAGGGTTCGGCTGCTGATATATTGGGGTTGAAAGTTGGAGATGAAGTGAAGATAAAATTGCTATATAAGGAGGGGTAA
- a CDS encoding nicotinamide-nucleotide adenylyltransferase, producing MRGLFVGRFQPVHNGHIKALEYVFEQVDEVIIGIGSAQVSHTLKNPFTASERMEMLIRALDEKGIPRGKYFLVALPDINFNSIWAPYVEAMVPKFDIVFTGNSLVAQLFKERGYKVVVQPMFRKDILSATEIRRRMIEGEPWEDLVPKSVAEYIKEIKGVERIRMLATNLEKNEKELQAPLRIPEF from the coding sequence ATGAGAGGCCTTTTCGTTGGCAGATTCCAGCCCGTTCACAATGGACACATAAAGGCGCTTGAATACGTTTTTGAGCAGGTGGATGAGGTTATAATAGGAATAGGAAGTGCTCAAGTTAGCCATACTTTGAAAAACCCATTTACAGCAAGTGAAAGGATGGAGATGCTCATAAGGGCTCTGGATGAAAAGGGCATTCCGAGAGGAAAATATTTTCTTGTTGCCCTACCAGATATTAACTTCAATTCAATCTGGGCTCCTTACGTTGAAGCCATGGTTCCAAAGTTTGATATAGTTTTCACGGGGAATTCACTGGTTGCACAGCTCTTCAAAGAGAGGGGATACAAGGTTGTAGTTCAACCGATGTTCAGGAAAGACATTCTTTCTGCCACGGAAATAAGAAGAAGGATGATTGAAGGAGAACCGTGGGAAGATTTAGTTCCGAAGAGCGTGGCAGAGTACATAAAGGAAATTAAGGGAGTGGAAAGGATAAGAATGCTGGCAACGAACTTGGAGAAAAATGAAAAGGAACTCCAAGCACCGTTGAGGATTCCAGAGTTCTGA